The sequence CCTAAATATTAAGGGGACTGGTCTAGAAAGACCAGTTCCCTTTTTGACCACAAAAAGGACATATAATATCATCTTGTGATTTTTGACTAAGCTCCAACACTGATAAATCGCTGTGCATCGCGGTGCTATTGAAGATAGATGTGTCTACTGCGTTAGATAATAGTTCGGGACCAGATAAATCATAGCCGCAGTTATTACATTTTATATAGCTGTACATAGTGTTACCCCTTTCTAAAATTAACTTGTTGCTGTGTGTAGAGTTAAAAAAAGTCCTACTCTGAATAGAGATGGGACGATTAAAGTTTTGATGAAAAACTATCATTACATAGTATCTACAAAAAGTCTAAAAATATACAAAAAAAATTTTTTAATTGGACAAATTTGGTTGAATAGAAATTTAAAAAAATCACATCCTAAATATATATAAGAATTTAGGAGGAAGTGACTATGAAAAACAATAAGTTAAAATCTGTAGCCATTGTAATGTCTCTGGTGGTTGGAGCGACTCCGGCATTTGCTTGCAGTAGTTGTCCAAGAGCGAATACATCAACCAGAAATAATCTAATTGAGACAATTCCTACATCAGCACCAGCTGCTCCCACACCTTCAACTGCAACTGAGCCCAAAAAAGAAGAAGCAACTAAAGGAGAAGTAACTAAAGAAGAAACGAAAAAAGAAGAAGCAACTAAAGAAGAAACAAAAAAAGAAGAAGCAACTAAAGAAGAAACAAAAAAAGAAGAAGTAACTAAAGAAGAAACAAAAAAAGGAGAAGCAAAAAAAGAAGAAGCAAAAAAGAAGAAGCAACTAAAGGAGAAGTAACTAAAGAAGAAACCAAAAAAGAAGAAGGAAAGAAAGAAGATGCAACTGAAACAACAGATACGACCACTGCATTTACAATTGATAATTTTAAAGTAATTCAATCGGCTTTAATTACTTTAGGAGTGAAGCAAGAGGACTTAGAAGTACAGATAAAAGAAGGCAAAAAATTAGTTGATGTATTGGAAAGCTCTGAGATTTCTGTTAAAAAATTTAGAAAACAATTGATTAAGGAATATTCTAAAGTGATAAAAGAAGGTCAAAATTCAGGACAACTGACGAAAGAAGAAGCCAAGACTCTGAAACAAGCTGTGAAAGAAAAAGTTGAAAGTTGGATGAGTGAAAGTAAATAATGAGCGAAAGGACCTGAGTGTGCAGGTTCTTTTTTATTGCATAGAAAAAGGTGACCGGATTGTATCACCTTTTGTTATAGAGCTTATTGCCAAGGAAAAAATAGACCATAGGCCAATACGAGAAAAGCAAAGATCATTCGGTATACCGCAAAATATTTCATGGGTTTTTTCTTTAAAAAGTCGAGAAAAGAACCAATTACGGCAATGGCAACAATGAATGAAACTAAAAAACCAACGAAGAGCGCTGCCCATTCATTAGGTACTAGGGTACCTTGCGCATCTAAAAGATTTAGAAATGCTTGTCCAAACATAACCGGAATTGCCAAGAAGAAGGAATATTCAGCAGCAGCGACTGTTCCTAGACCGCCTACCCAACCTCCAATAATGGTTGATGCTGATCGCGATACTCCTGGAATTATAGAAAAGACTTGGAAGAGCCCTACAATTATCGCTTGTTTTGGTGTAATAATTATAGCAGTGAGGGGTCGTTGACTATGATTTTTGAGCTTATCTTCTGCAAGAATCATGAGGACACCACCAACGAACAATGCAATGGCAACTACAAGCGGATTGAAAAGATAATGTTGTACTGCATCGTCGAAAGGAATACCAATAACAGCAGCAGGGATGCATGAAATACAAATCATCAACCAAAAGTACATTCCACTATTTTTGGGAGGTGTATTTTGGGAGGGGAACAAATTAATTATTGTATCCATAATTTTTTTGCGATATAAAAATACAACAGCAAGGGTAGCACCGAGTTGTATTACCATGTTGAACATGTCTACGAATTCTTTATTTGTGTGTGAATAAAAGTCTAACAAGTTTGAAAATATTATTAGATGTCCAGTAGATGAAACTGGTAAAAATTCTGTAAGTCCTTCAACAATGCCAAGAACTCCGGCTTTAATCATAAAAAATAAGTCCACGATAAATTCTCCTTTGTAAATATTTTATTTATAGCTTTAGTGCTTGTACTAAGATTATATTATAAAAATGTAAAGATTATGAAAAAAATAGGATATTATATTGAAAATTAAATTGTATAAGAGTAAAATTTAATTGTAAGCCAATAAGTATAAATGTATAGGAGTGAAAGAATGAAAAAACCTAATGTAATTTTGATGTTTGTAGATGATTTGGGTATTGGAGATATTTCGGCATTTAATAGTGAAGGAAAAATTAACACAGATAATATTGATTTACTGGCAAAAGAGGGTATGATGTTTACAGATGCACATTCGAGCTCGTCTGTTTGTACTCCGTCTAGGTATGGATTATTGACCGGAAGATATGCATTTCGTTCGAGACTGAAATATTCTGTAATTACGGGAGATAGCATGCCTTTAATAGAAAGAGATAGAATGACGATGGCAGATCTGTTTAAGCAAAATGGATATTCTACAGCTTGTGTAGGTAAGTGGCATTTGGGGCTAGGATGGAATTTGAAAGAAAATTTTAGAGACAACCCTGTGATGGACAAAAAATATTATGAAGATATTCCAGAAAGAGATTTGGATACTATTACTCGAGGGGTGTTGCTTCCCACCTGGGTAGAAGGACTGGATATAGATTATACAAAGCCACTGCTAGTAAGCCCAAATGATTATGGATTTGACTACTTTTTTGGAATGGCAGCATCACTGGATCAACCTCCGTTTACTTATATAGAAAATAATAAGGTTTTGTTTGAACCCACGAAAATTTCAGGAGAGATAGTATTAAATAGGGTAACGGCTAAGATGCAAGAAAAATGGCAATGCGGTCCTACTGCAGAAGGGTTTGATCATGAACAAGTTTTGGACGATATGCAGGAAAAAGTTTTAGAGCTGATAGATAAATTTAGTGATGATGAAGAGCCATTTTTTATATATTATCCAACTCCTGCAGTGCATGGACCGTTGCTGCCTAACAAAAATTTTAAAGGAAAATCAAGGTTGAATGCATATGCAGATGTAGTATTGCAAACGGATTATTATGTTGGTCAAATTGTGGAAAAACTTAAGGAAAAGGGTATATTTGAAGATACAATATTCGTATTTACAAGTGATAATGGTTGCTCTGGAGTGGCTGATATTCCATTATTGGAAGCAAATGGACATTTTCCAAGTTATCTGTATCGAGGATATAAATTGTCTTTATATGAAGGTGGGCATCGAGTGCCGACGATTGTTTCGTATCCTAATAAAATTTCAGCAGGATCTAGATGCGATACCAATATTTGCAATACAGACTTTTTTGCAACGTTTGCTGATGTGTTAGGTGTTAGGTTGGCAGATGATGTGGCAGAGGATTCGTTTAGCAATTTAAAATTGTGGGAAGGGACAAATGAGTGTGCAAGAAAATCTACAGTATATAGTGGATTTACAGGATTTTTGGGAATTTTAAAAGGTGCGTATAAATTAAATTGTGTTGAAAATGGTGGAACAGATGCACAGTTTATGGCAGACATATTTGACAATATTGTTGCTCGTCAAAAATTCGAACTTTATAATATTATAAAAGATCCAGCAGAAAAGGAAAATATAATTGACAGATACCCAGATGTTGCAAAAAATTTGATCGACGAACTATCAAAGGTAGTTGACAATGGTCGCAGTACAGTAGGGGAAAAACAAAAAAATGTTGCAGATGATAATTGGTTTCAGATAAATTGGAGATAATATTTCGTATGATATAAAAATTATTTGTATAAGGAGATAATGATGGAATTTTTGGGTGAGCAAAAACTTATTGAGCAAGCAAAAGTGGGATTTCCCAAGGGTATAACTAAAATTTGTGATAATGTATATTTCTTTTTGGGGTATGGTGGAAGTACGTGTATATTAGTAGTTGGTGATAAATCATGTGTGCTAGTTGATACACTGAATGGAATGGGCGTTGCGCAAGAGGCTATGGTAGAGGTGAGAAAGATTACTGATAAGCCGATTAAAAATATAATTTATACTCATTATACTCATTTTGATCATACGGGGGGAGCTGCAGCATTTGCAGTAGATGACCCAGAAATATACGGGCATCAGCCGGCGTTTTCGCAGTATGCGCATACTGAAATGATTAAAGAGATTTGTCAAGTGAGAGGAGCAAGGCAGTTTGGAAGAGGATTGACTCCGGAAGAAATAATTAGCGTTGGGGTAGGTCCGCGCAATAATAATGTTGATAAGCAGAGTAATTTGAAATGTACTAAATGGTTGACAGAAGAAGTGACTGAGCTCGATTTAGATGGAATAGCGACAGTTATAGTTGCAGCTCATGGAGAAACTGATGATCAAGTATTTGTATATTTTCCGCAATATGAAGTGCTTTGCTGCGGAGATAATTTTTATGAATCATGGCCTAACTTGTATGCTATTCGTGGTAGTCAGTATAGAGATGTTAGTGGTTGGGTTCAGGCTCTTAGAATGATGCTTGTATACGATGCAAAATATTTGTTACCAGGACATACTAGAGCTATAATAGGTAAAGAAAAGGTAAGAGAAACACTTTCAAACTATGCTGATGCGATAGAGTATGTACTTTTGAAAACGTTAGAGGGTATGAATGTTGGAAAAACAGCTCAAGAACTTGTGGAGGAAATTGTGTTGCCAGAACAGTATGCAAAACTTCCTTATTTGCAGGAGTATTATGGAACTGTAGAATGGTCGATTCGAGCAATATTTGCGGGGTACTTGGGATGGTATGACGGGAATCCGACACATTTGGGGCATATTGATTCTAATAAAAAGGCTTTGAAGACTATTGCAATGATGGGTGGTGCAGAAAATGTGGTTGCTGAGGTGAACAAGGCAATTGCAATGGATACAAAGGATGAATACCAGTGGGCTGCGGAGCTTTGCGATATTTTATTAGATGCGCAAGTGGAAGTTGTTGCAGCTAAAAAGTTTAAGGCTGAGGCGTTATATGCTTTAGGCAGGATGCAAACTAGTGCGAATGGAAGGCACTATTATTTGGCAGTGGCAAAATTTTTGAAAGGTGAAATGCAACCTGCAAAAATGCCTGGTTTTGGTGAAGATGCGGCAAAGAAAATAGGTTAAAAATGAAATTATTTTTTTTGAGTGTATATTTAATTAAATTATTGTCAACAATCTAAATACAAGTATACCTAGAAAAGGATTTGTATGTTATGGAGTTATTAAAAAAATATAGAGTAATTTTAGAAACTGAAGACTATTCAACTATTGTCATTGGAAAGAAAAGAAATTTAATTCTCCAAGAATATATAGGTAGTAATCCCCAAACATATTTAGTGAATCCAGATTTTTTGGGATGTAAGCAATATTCCCAAGAGGAAATAATCTCGGAAGGAATTTCATATGTAGGAGAGATGGGATTGTTTATTCCAATAGTAGGAAAAAATAACTACATTTGGGCTACAGAATTGGTTTCACCAAGTATAAATGCATTTGTATGTGGTGCATTAGCAAATAAATATATTTTTGTGGATTGTAAGGAAAGAACTATTAAGTTTGATAGTGAAAGACGAAGTTTGAATGCAACATATTATATGGGTGGAGGTCCTTATCCTCGCTCACATGTTACCATAAATATTTATTTAGATGAATTAAGGAGAGAGCATTTAGATAAATTTTTGAGCATAGTGGAAGAAGCTCCGTTGGACGATTCAAGGGATTATTGTAAAGAAGAATATTATGAATTTTACCTTTTTCCAAAATCAGAAGTAGCAATCGAAAATTATGTTAAGGAAGTTTCATATCAAACTAAGAATGAGAAAGGTGGAGATATTCGTACGCATATTTATATTATAGATGCGTCGATTCCATCATCGCATAAAGATTATTTTACTAAACGGTTTGAAATGGCTACGTTGCTTACAAATGGATATACAGCGGATACAATTTCAGAACAGGGTGCTATTATAGAGTTTTCGAATTTTTTTTATCACTTTTATAAGCGAAGAGAGGCTACAAGAGCCATTATTGCAGTGCAAGATATAATAGAAATTAATGAAGAGATACGCAATAATAAAACTTTGCTAAATATGGACCGTAAAAGAGAATTTGAGATTGAAAAGCATCGTATGGCCCAGAAATTTGCCAATGTGTATGATTTGAAAGTGGATTTTTTAGAAGAGTTCATTTATAAAAAGGCTGTTTGTTTAACAATGTATAGATAGAGTATAAATTTGAATAGGATTTGCCTAGTTTTGCTAAATAAGCTAGGCAGATTTATTTTGATGTCATGCATAGAAAATATGAATTAAATATCATTATGCATTCCAATAAAAATTTGTGTCCAGTAATTTTCTTCATCTGCATATCCAATGCCTATATGTGTATATTCTTCTTTTAAAATATTAGCTTTATGATCAGAGCTACTCATCCAAGATTTCATAACTGTAGCTGGATTTTTGTGCCCCATTGCTATATTTTCGCCAATTTTATTCCATCCAGAAATATCGAAAGATTCCATCATTGTAATAGGGGAGCCATATGTAGGGCTTTCATGACTAAAATATTGATTCTCTTGCATATCGGTACTCTTGATTTGAGCTACTTTAGTAAGTTCATAATCTAGTTCTAATGGATGAATGCCAGCTTTTATACGTTCTTCGTTGACAAGTTGAAGAATTTCTTCTATGATTTCATCATTCGTCGAAGTAGATGGTGCAAAGTATGGAGTTAGATCTAAAGCTGTATCAGAGATTTCTGTTTCAGTGAGTAATAAAGGTACATATGTTAATAAATCTTGTTTGACCAATGCGTCGTATGTAGTCTGCAGCTGTTTTTCTTCATTGGCAGTAGAGTATTGATAAATTTTAATTTTATATAAGTTGTCTCCTAAATAGTTTGTTATTTCTGCAGCATATTCAGTAGTGTATATTAAGTTGGCATATGCAGCTTTGCTATGGAGGATAATTTCGCTGTCAGTTATTTGGAGTGTTGTTTCAGGTTCCATATTGGTAGAAGTATCAGACATAATGAGTGTTGCGCCATTAAATGTAGTGTTTATTTTAAGGGATGGATCTAGTCCGAAAAGTTCTTTATAAAAAGCTTTAAAATCGGAAAAACTAAATTTAAAATTATATCCATCAATTTGTATGCCATACTTTGTTACAAAAGCTTCTGCACCTTCATATGTGTTATTAT is a genomic window of Candidatus Epulonipiscium viviparus containing:
- a CDS encoding undecaprenyl-diphosphate phosphatase, which encodes MDLFFMIKAGVLGIVEGLTEFLPVSSTGHLIIFSNLLDFYSHTNKEFVDMFNMVIQLGATLAVVFLYRKKIMDTIINLFPSQNTPPKNSGMYFWLMICISCIPAAVIGIPFDDAVQHYLFNPLVVAIALFVGGVLMILAEDKLKNHSQRPLTAIIITPKQAIIVGLFQVFSIIPGVSRSASTIIGGWVGGLGTVAAAEYSFFLAIPVMFGQAFLNLLDAQGTLVPNEWAALFVGFLVSFIVAIAVIGSFLDFLKKKPMKYFAVYRMIFAFLVLAYGLFFPWQ
- a CDS encoding alkyl/aryl-sulfatase; its protein translation is MEFLGEQKLIEQAKVGFPKGITKICDNVYFFLGYGGSTCILVVGDKSCVLVDTLNGMGVAQEAMVEVRKITDKPIKNIIYTHYTHFDHTGGAAAFAVDDPEIYGHQPAFSQYAHTEMIKEICQVRGARQFGRGLTPEEIISVGVGPRNNNVDKQSNLKCTKWLTEEVTELDLDGIATVIVAAHGETDDQVFVYFPQYEVLCCGDNFYESWPNLYAIRGSQYRDVSGWVQALRMMLVYDAKYLLPGHTRAIIGKEKVRETLSNYADAIEYVLLKTLEGMNVGKTAQELVEEIVLPEQYAKLPYLQEYYGTVEWSIRAIFAGYLGWYDGNPTHLGHIDSNKKALKTIAMMGGAENVVAEVNKAIAMDTKDEYQWAAELCDILLDAQVEVVAAKKFKAEALYALGRMQTSANGRHYYLAVAKFLKGEMQPAKMPGFGEDAAKKIG
- a CDS encoding sulfatase family protein — translated: MKKPNVILMFVDDLGIGDISAFNSEGKINTDNIDLLAKEGMMFTDAHSSSSVCTPSRYGLLTGRYAFRSRLKYSVITGDSMPLIERDRMTMADLFKQNGYSTACVGKWHLGLGWNLKENFRDNPVMDKKYYEDIPERDLDTITRGVLLPTWVEGLDIDYTKPLLVSPNDYGFDYFFGMAASLDQPPFTYIENNKVLFEPTKISGEIVLNRVTAKMQEKWQCGPTAEGFDHEQVLDDMQEKVLELIDKFSDDEEPFFIYYPTPAVHGPLLPNKNFKGKSRLNAYADVVLQTDYYVGQIVEKLKEKGIFEDTIFVFTSDNGCSGVADIPLLEANGHFPSYLYRGYKLSLYEGGHRVPTIVSYPNKISAGSRCDTNICNTDFFATFADVLGVRLADDVAEDSFSNLKLWEGTNECARKSTVYSGFTGFLGILKGAYKLNCVENGGTDAQFMADIFDNIVARQKFELYNIIKDPAEKENIIDRYPDVAKNLIDELSKVVDNGRSTVGEKQKNVADDNWFQINWR
- a CDS encoding CAP domain-containing protein, translating into MFQKKFKALAITTFASFTLVSTPTTAALAPITAVSIDQLAPILNLIKYTSTYDSLTPLEDKLDILGKFLRTKLYNNTYEGAEAFVTKYGIQIDGYNFKFSFSDFKAFYKELFGLDPSLKINTTFNGATLIMSDTSTNMEPETTLQITDSEIILHSKAAYANLIYTTEYAAEITNYLGDNLYKIKIYQYSTANEEKQLQTTYDALVKQDLLTYVPLLLTETEISDTALDLTPYFAPSTSTNDEIIEEILQLVNEERIKAGIHPLELDYELTKVAQIKSTDMQENQYFSHESPTYGSPITMMESFDISGWNKIGENIAMGHKNPATVMKSWMSSSDHKANILKEEYTHIGIGYADEENYWTQIFIGMHNDI